The proteins below are encoded in one region of Deinococcus aquaedulcis:
- a CDS encoding ACT domain-containing protein → MSQTLLTLPSEYAVSQLPAGAAVPTWATTGEVWCVMSAPDELSVVCAAAQVPDGIRTQRGWRALKLVGPFEFTLTGILASVLNPLRDADVGIFALSTYNTDYVLVAAADLPRTEAALRAAGHELRPG, encoded by the coding sequence GTGTCCCAGACCCTGCTGACCCTGCCCAGCGAATACGCCGTTTCGCAACTGCCCGCTGGCGCGGCGGTGCCCACCTGGGCCACCACGGGCGAGGTCTGGTGCGTGATGTCCGCCCCCGATGAACTGTCGGTGGTGTGCGCCGCTGCCCAGGTGCCTGACGGCATTCGCACCCAGCGCGGCTGGCGGGCGCTGAAACTGGTGGGCCCCTTCGAGTTCACCCTGACCGGCATTCTGGCGAGTGTGCTGAACCCCCTGCGCGACGCGGACGTGGGGATTTTCGCCCTCTCCACCTACAACACCGATTACGTGCTGGTCGCAGCGGCGGACCTGCCCCGCACCGAGGCCGCCCTGCGCGCCGCTGGCCACGAGCTCCGCCCGGGGTGA
- a CDS encoding histone deacetylase family protein: MNPPHPFRAHTAFRRAAYTGQSAPRRQFLPRESLVTLLEQAAARLPLHDAPDLDWALAERVHDPAYLRRWREGQVTRAEERALGFPWTPAVTARGLGSSGATLAATRDALARGWGLNLGGGTHHAYADHAEGFSFLNDVAISTRWLLDTAQAARVLVLDLDVHQGNGTAALFANEPRVLTVSVHAEHNYPFRKERSGLDVALPDGTGDAEYLAALDQQVAPVVAAFDPDFAFYLAGADVLAGDQLGRLALSLAGVRARDRRVFRWAARTRTPLVTVMAGGYHRDPDTLIQARLNTLDEGLAAFVAAFS, encoded by the coding sequence GTGAACCCGCCGCACCCCTTCCGGGCCCACACTGCGTTCCGGCGCGCGGCCTACACGGGGCAGAGCGCGCCGCGCCGCCAGTTTCTGCCGCGCGAGTCTCTGGTGACCCTGCTGGAACAGGCCGCCGCTCGCCTGCCCCTACACGACGCCCCGGACCTGGACTGGGCCCTGGCCGAGCGGGTGCACGACCCGGCCTACCTGCGCCGCTGGCGCGAGGGACAGGTGACCCGCGCCGAGGAACGTGCCCTGGGCTTTCCCTGGACGCCGGCCGTGACCGCGCGTGGCCTGGGCAGCAGCGGCGCCACCCTGGCCGCCACGCGCGACGCCCTGGCCCGGGGGTGGGGGCTGAACCTGGGCGGCGGCACCCACCACGCCTACGCCGACCACGCCGAGGGCTTTTCCTTTCTGAACGACGTGGCGATCAGTACGCGCTGGCTGCTGGACACGGCCCAGGCCGCGCGGGTGCTGGTGCTGGACCTGGATGTGCACCAGGGCAACGGCACCGCCGCCCTCTTTGCCAATGAACCGCGCGTGCTGACGGTCAGCGTGCACGCCGAGCACAATTACCCCTTTCGCAAGGAGCGCAGTGGGCTGGATGTGGCCCTGCCCGACGGCACTGGGGACGCCGAGTACCTGGCCGCCCTGGACCAGCAGGTGGCACCCGTGGTGGCCGCCTTTGACCCGGATTTCGCCTTCTATCTGGCCGGGGCCGACGTGCTGGCCGGCGATCAGCTGGGCCGCCTTGCCCTGAGCCTCGCCGGGGTAAGGGCGCGGGACCGCCGCGTCTTTCGCTGGGCCGCCCGCACGCGGACCCCCCTGGTCACGGTGATGGCAGGCGGCTACCACCGCGATCCCGACACCCTGATTCAGGCGCGGCTGAACACCCTGGATGAGGGGCTGGCGGCGTTTGTGGCTGCCTTTTCCTGA
- a CDS encoding TAXI family TRAP transporter solute-binding subunit, which yields MIRQTLALLLLSSPALAATSAYLDVATSPKGSTAADMFRDLGQVCTGASFLRQRQTSGSVENLELLLNNQVSLAFVQLDVLKARDQIDQDPRVRALKTLLPLNFDEVHLIARPAVTTNLLGRTSVRGIQVFSNLQGRKLGAWDGSVITARVLSAKAGVPMTIQEYRGRDEAMAALNAGQVDAVLAVAGQPVDWIKALNPAAYRLVPLNIAPARVNGFYRPATLRYPGLGQGVNTYAVQRLLVTRDFKTPERRAALLNYQKCALSKLTQLQETQGFHPKWSDVTFKEQLWPWFK from the coding sequence ATGATCCGACAGACCCTTGCCCTGTTGCTGCTCAGTTCCCCGGCCCTGGCCGCCACCTCTGCCTACCTGGACGTGGCGACCAGCCCCAAAGGCAGCACTGCTGCCGACATGTTCCGCGATCTGGGGCAGGTGTGCACCGGCGCGTCGTTCCTGCGCCAGCGCCAGACCTCGGGCAGTGTCGAGAATCTGGAACTGCTGCTGAACAATCAGGTGTCGCTGGCCTTTGTGCAGCTGGACGTGCTCAAGGCGCGCGACCAGATTGACCAGGACCCGCGCGTGCGCGCCCTGAAAACGCTGCTGCCCCTGAACTTCGACGAGGTGCACCTCATTGCGCGCCCGGCCGTCACCACCAACCTGCTGGGCCGGACCAGCGTGCGCGGCATTCAGGTCTTCAGCAACCTGCAGGGGCGCAAACTGGGCGCCTGGGACGGGAGTGTCATCACTGCCCGGGTCCTGAGTGCCAAGGCGGGCGTGCCCATGACCATTCAGGAGTACCGGGGCCGTGACGAGGCGATGGCCGCCCTGAACGCGGGCCAGGTGGACGCCGTGCTGGCCGTGGCCGGGCAGCCGGTGGACTGGATTAAGGCCCTGAACCCTGCCGCCTACCGCTTGGTGCCGCTGAACATTGCCCCGGCGCGCGTGAACGGCTTTTACCGCCCCGCCACCCTGCGCTACCCCGGCCTGGGCCAGGGCGTGAACACCTACGCCGTGCAGCGCCTGCTGGTCACGCGCGATTTCAAGACGCCAGAGCGGCGCGCCGCCCTGCTGAACTACCAGAAGTGCGCCCTGTCCAAACTGACGCAACTGCAGGAAACGCAGGGCTTTCACCCCAAATGGAGCGACGTCACCTTCAAGGAACAGCTCTGGCCCTGGTTTAAGTAA
- a CDS encoding SIMPL domain-containing protein: MTPASRAGLSAVLATAIASAAFLATGFVVVRGLADLKNASDVINVTGSARRSITSDLAVWTFTVRSASDSSLQSAYAQFRAAQPALDAYVKAQGFALGELRREPVSAGPETYSVIETIGGENEEVQRTRYVVSQAYRVQSGEIERVQSAVGAATSAFVEASTGGVTVASGEISYLYTKLADVRLALLKEASQDAQRRAQAIAQSAGNEVGAVKTARMGVFQITPRFETSVEDSGSYDTSSLEKDVTAVVEIDFVVR; encoded by the coding sequence ATGACCCCTGCTTCCCGCGCTGGCCTAAGCGCCGTGCTGGCCACAGCCATTGCCTCCGCTGCTTTTCTGGCCACCGGCTTCGTGGTGGTGCGCGGGCTGGCGGACCTGAAAAACGCCAGCGACGTGATCAACGTGACTGGCAGCGCGCGGCGCTCCATTACCTCGGATCTGGCGGTGTGGACCTTTACCGTGCGCTCTGCCAGCGACAGCAGCCTGCAGAGCGCCTATGCCCAGTTCCGGGCCGCGCAGCCCGCGCTGGACGCCTACGTGAAGGCACAGGGCTTTGCCCTCGGCGAACTGCGGCGCGAACCCGTGAGTGCCGGGCCCGAAACCTACAGCGTGATTGAAACCATCGGCGGCGAGAACGAGGAAGTGCAGCGCACGCGCTACGTGGTCAGTCAGGCCTACCGGGTGCAGTCCGGCGAGATTGAGCGGGTGCAGTCGGCGGTGGGCGCTGCGACCTCGGCCTTTGTGGAGGCCAGCACGGGCGGCGTGACGGTGGCCAGCGGCGAGATCAGTTACCTGTACACCAAACTGGCCGACGTGCGCCTTGCCCTGCTGAAAGAAGCCAGCCAGGACGCCCAGCGCCGCGCCCAGGCCATTGCCCAGAGTGCCGGGAACGAGGTGGGCGCCGTGAAAACCGCCCGCATGGGCGTGTTTCAGATCACGCCGCGCTTTGAAACCAGCGTGGAGGACAGCGGCAGCTACGACACCAGCAGCCTGGAAAAGGACGTGACGGCCGTGGTCGAGATTGATTTCGTGGTGCGGTAA
- a CDS encoding peptide chain release factor 3: MPEQPTAALASEIARRRTFAIISHPDAGKTTITEKLLLYGGAIQEAGSVTAKEGRSHTKSDWMSIEQQRGISISSSALTFEYGGRHINLLDTPGHQDFSEDTYRTLTAADSALMVLDAARGVQAQTEKLFAVCRNRGIPILTFVNKMDRPAQDPFELIAQVEGTLKITAVPLTWPIGDGPDFKGVYDLQTAQVLAFERTSGGKHRAPVQTAGLHDPQLDELVGADLAAKLREDVELIQGAMPEFDPAGFLNGELTPVFFGSAMNNFGVEHFLQNFVDLAPPPGPVETNLGERQPDAGFAGFIFKLQANMSKQHRDRTAYMRVMSGHFERGMDVTHTRTGRKLRLSQAHTLFAQDREKVEEAYPGDIVGLVNPGVFQIGDVVSVDGKVTLPGFPRFTPETFATISLRDVGKRKAFMKGLTQLAEEGVVQVFYPTDGARDPYLGAVGPLQFEVFQARLQEEYSVDVELNVTGYQLVRWLAGDPSNVARFARHVEDDQGRPVMLFRSRYDLEYTAEQHPEIEFLPLPKDLTRV; the protein is encoded by the coding sequence ATGCCCGAACAGCCCACGGCGGCGCTTGCCAGCGAAATCGCCCGCCGCCGCACCTTTGCCATCATCTCGCACCCGGACGCCGGGAAGACCACCATCACCGAAAAACTGCTGCTGTACGGCGGCGCTATTCAGGAAGCGGGCAGCGTGACCGCCAAGGAAGGCCGCAGCCACACCAAGTCCGACTGGATGAGCATTGAGCAGCAGCGCGGCATCTCGATTTCCAGTTCGGCGCTGACGTTTGAATACGGGGGCCGGCACATCAACCTGCTGGACACCCCGGGTCACCAGGATTTCAGCGAGGACACCTACCGCACCCTGACCGCCGCCGACTCCGCGCTGATGGTGCTGGACGCCGCGCGTGGCGTGCAGGCGCAGACCGAGAAGCTGTTCGCCGTGTGCCGCAACCGGGGCATTCCCATCCTGACCTTCGTGAACAAGATGGACCGCCCTGCCCAGGACCCCTTTGAGCTGATTGCCCAGGTGGAAGGCACCCTGAAAATCACCGCCGTGCCCCTCACGTGGCCCATTGGCGACGGCCCGGATTTCAAGGGCGTGTACGACCTGCAGACCGCGCAGGTGCTGGCCTTTGAGCGCACCTCGGGCGGCAAGCACCGCGCGCCCGTGCAGACGGCTGGCCTGCACGACCCCCAGCTGGACGAGCTGGTGGGCGCCGACCTCGCCGCCAAGCTGCGCGAGGACGTGGAACTGATTCAGGGCGCCATGCCCGAATTCGACCCGGCCGGCTTCCTGAACGGCGAGCTGACCCCGGTGTTCTTCGGCAGCGCCATGAACAACTTCGGCGTGGAGCACTTCCTGCAGAACTTTGTGGACCTTGCCCCACCCCCCGGCCCCGTGGAAACCAACCTGGGCGAGCGCCAGCCCGACGCCGGATTTGCGGGCTTCATCTTCAAGCTGCAGGCCAACATGAGCAAGCAGCACCGCGACCGCACGGCCTATATGCGCGTCATGAGTGGCCATTTCGAGCGCGGCATGGACGTGACCCACACCCGCACCGGGCGCAAGCTGCGGCTGTCGCAGGCGCACACCCTGTTCGCCCAGGACCGCGAGAAGGTGGAAGAGGCGTACCCCGGCGACATCGTGGGCCTTGTGAACCCGGGCGTGTTCCAGATTGGCGATGTGGTGAGCGTGGACGGCAAGGTGACCCTGCCCGGCTTCCCCCGCTTTACCCCCGAAACCTTTGCCACGATCAGCCTGCGCGATGTGGGCAAGCGCAAGGCCTTTATGAAGGGCCTGACCCAGCTGGCCGAAGAAGGCGTGGTGCAAGTCTTTTACCCCACCGACGGCGCGCGTGATCCCTACCTGGGCGCCGTGGGCCCGCTGCAATTCGAGGTGTTCCAGGCCCGTCTGCAGGAGGAATACAGCGTGGACGTGGAACTGAACGTGACGGGCTACCAGCTGGTGCGCTGGCTGGCCGGCGACCCCAGCAACGTGGCCCGCTTTGCCCGCCATGTGGAAGACGACCAGGGCCGCCCGGTGATGCTGTTCCGTAGCCGCTACGACCTGGAATACACCGCCGAGCAGCACCCGGAGATCGAGTTCCTGCCCCTGCCGAAAGACCTGACGAGGGTGTAA
- a CDS encoding C39 family peptidase translates to MVLASAQAAPPPGYVLQGMPLVRQTYNACGPASLTQVLAYYGLKMNMADVSRQTRPSERSYMSAQAIVKFAPTVGLEARLYTGGSLNTVRAAIRSGIPVIALQSHITAAGQVIPHWRVLVGYNDASGQVYIMDPLLGYVAMRYSDMARVWADQRGQFALMYPPKLSATVRKVVG, encoded by the coding sequence ATGGTTCTGGCTTCGGCGCAGGCGGCCCCGCCGCCCGGCTACGTGTTGCAGGGCATGCCTCTGGTGCGCCAGACCTACAACGCCTGCGGCCCGGCCAGCCTGACTCAGGTGCTGGCCTACTACGGCCTGAAGATGAACATGGCCGACGTGAGCCGCCAGACCCGCCCTTCGGAACGCTCGTACATGAGCGCGCAGGCCATCGTGAAGTTTGCGCCCACGGTGGGCCTGGAAGCGCGGCTGTACACAGGCGGCAGCCTGAATACGGTGCGGGCCGCCATTCGCAGCGGTATCCCGGTGATTGCGCTGCAGTCGCATATCACGGCGGCCGGGCAGGTGATTCCGCACTGGCGCGTGCTGGTGGGCTACAACGACGCTTCCGGGCAGGTGTACATCATGGACCCGCTGCTGGGCTACGTGGCCATGCGCTACAGCGATATGGCGCGCGTGTGGGCGGACCAGCGCGGCCAGTTCGCCTTGATGTACCCGCCAAAACTCTCGGCCACCGTTCGGAAAGTGGTGGGGTAG
- a CDS encoding GGDEF domain-containing protein: protein MNSARWPRTVLTVLALLLALLAGQGHAAPGDALVVKTTLYQGAAGTFPDSGAAVPAWAGTLSPIPRVRLTGDDSWLVMELRNPTQNTEWVFAPQGSLIERVSARLYREGRPAQQIETGYRAEHAYMLHYGVDITLAPGERAWLVARFSSPFYASQPEFVVANRADYRRTVSRENFLILAALGALITLSVYNLFVYAGTRNRSFLYYAAYMLTYCAGWAFTFHIPADVFGLRDLRLHYLWFFLLPVWNTLFYLHFLQLDSRLPRLARLSRGVIWLSLALLPASFLLLPYAHVLATGLIALWLVLALISGVLSWRQGFEPARFFVLGLLALFVPAVIILPGNVGLTPDVPFNSELFTLLGGTLDGLLLAFALADLIRLLSRQNQASIVQLQRALTLARTDTLTGLHNRYAFEQAFNEPGDRLLIVMDLDGLKGINDKQGHLKGDELLRAFARHLQSLEDEEGVTTYRLGGDEYAVLAPPRLEKQLVMRLREIEQAMQAEYPTSGVSFGVAHTGNTPKISTFEEADQRMYRQKMSKKGSARPSLLT from the coding sequence GTGAATTCAGCTCGTTGGCCCCGTACTGTTCTGACGGTTCTTGCTCTGCTGCTGGCGCTGCTGGCCGGGCAAGGGCACGCCGCACCCGGCGACGCGCTGGTGGTGAAGACCACCCTGTACCAGGGCGCCGCAGGCACCTTTCCAGACAGCGGGGCCGCTGTGCCGGCCTGGGCGGGCACCCTCAGCCCCATTCCCCGCGTGCGCTTGACCGGCGACGATTCCTGGCTGGTCATGGAACTGCGCAACCCCACCCAGAACACCGAGTGGGTGTTTGCGCCTCAGGGCTCATTGATTGAGCGGGTCAGTGCCCGGCTGTACCGCGAAGGGCGCCCGGCCCAGCAGATCGAGACCGGCTACCGCGCCGAACACGCCTACATGCTGCACTACGGGGTGGACATCACCCTGGCCCCTGGCGAGCGGGCGTGGCTGGTGGCGCGCTTCAGTAGCCCCTTTTACGCCTCGCAACCCGAATTCGTGGTCGCCAACCGCGCCGACTACCGCCGCACCGTCTCGCGCGAGAACTTCCTGATTCTGGCGGCGCTGGGCGCCCTGATTACCCTGTCGGTGTACAACCTGTTCGTGTATGCGGGCACGCGCAACCGCTCGTTTCTGTACTACGCCGCCTACATGCTCACCTACTGCGCCGGGTGGGCCTTTACCTTCCACATTCCCGCCGACGTGTTCGGCCTGCGTGACCTGCGGCTGCACTACCTCTGGTTCTTCCTGCTGCCGGTGTGGAACACGCTGTTTTACCTGCACTTTCTGCAGCTGGATAGCCGCCTGCCGCGCCTGGCCCGCCTCAGCCGGGGTGTGATCTGGCTGTCGCTGGCGCTGCTGCCCGCCTCGTTCCTGCTGCTGCCCTACGCCCATGTGCTGGCCACAGGCTTGATTGCGCTGTGGCTGGTGCTGGCGCTGATTTCCGGGGTGCTCAGCTGGCGCCAGGGCTTCGAGCCGGCGCGGTTTTTCGTGCTGGGGTTGCTGGCGCTGTTTGTGCCGGCCGTGATCATCCTGCCCGGGAACGTGGGCCTGACGCCCGACGTGCCCTTTAACTCCGAACTGTTTACCCTGCTGGGCGGCACCCTGGACGGCCTGCTGCTGGCCTTTGCGCTGGCTGACCTGATCCGGCTGCTCAGCCGCCAGAATCAGGCGTCGATTGTCCAGTTGCAGCGCGCCCTGACCCTGGCCCGCACCGACACACTGACCGGGCTGCACAACCGCTACGCCTTCGAGCAGGCCTTCAACGAACCCGGCGACCGCCTGCTGATCGTGATGGACCTCGACGGCCTGAAGGGGATCAACGACAAGCAGGGCCACCTGAAGGGCGACGAACTGCTGCGCGCCTTTGCCCGGCACCTGCAGAGCCTGGAAGACGAGGAGGGCGTGACCACCTACCGCCTGGGCGGCGACGAATACGCCGTGCTGGCCCCGCCCCGCCTGGAAAAGCAACTGGTGATGCGCCTGCGCGAGATTGAGCAGGCGATGCAGGCCGAATACCCCACCTCCGGTGTGAGCTTCGGCGTGGCCCATACCGGGAACACCCCCAAGATCAGCACCTTCGAGGAGGCGGACCAGCGCATGTACCGGCAGAAGATGTCAAAAAAGGGATCAGCGCGTCCGTCCTTACTGACCTGA
- a CDS encoding NAD(P)-binding protein: protein MHSPLVLQGADMRGFFLKGDPEKLQATVDAGLNRAAQGHATFKVLSSYVMLTFTRVGHAHSAHPSDAAKGWITETDIITWIPVGQLDDRGRLQHLYFYPAHIWVDDTMALINGRELYGYPKYDCQYDMPAAGEAGDFRLRVKGFEPFSPETQIAWHPLLEVTPHARGGLLGGLKDRAHPIRSFADLVKGAFEGLMHLPDFLIPDLAGWEDLLSLLAEPRTDQLFLKQFPDGTGSKAVYQAVVAAPAVVDAVHGGQLFGQEYSCTLHEVASFPLQETLGLALGEQPAHLPFEVRFDFTVTEATEVTPPARTAPEKIAILGGGVGAISAAYHLTQEKDWQEKYDITLYQMGWRLGGKGASGRNAAAGQRIEEHGLHIWFGFYENAFRMIQGIYGELNRPEGAPLATWQDAFKPHDYIVLSEHIGETWRPWPLMFPHRPGTPGDGAEHPMLWEATQALLAQIKKWLAEICHLHVPEPVAAPQQQPGEHDSWLHHLAKALQADVEHLALSVVHSVEGACQLAAALPGRLHGAEDDHGVLAHTLQGIKGWIDHLLCALLDRDDEIRRAYICLDLGVTTLLGFLRDGVLTHGFDVINDIDLRDWLIKHGANKRYSVNSAVIRGFYDLVFAYEGGDYDRPNAEAGTLLRAMMRIGLSYKGSIMYKMQAGMGDTIFSPAYQALKARGVKFKFFHKVEELTRDGDEVGTIRLTRQATVASGDAHYDPFVYVKGLACWPSAPNLDQLLPAEAQALRGSGANLESHWSTWPQVYEQTFGKPLPEVTLTKGVDFDRVILGLSVASVPLVAPELVAGSEALKATTEQVKTIPTQAYQLWFNQTLDELGWTSQPHGQQPVLSGFTEPYDTWAPMDQLLEREDWPDTPGAPRNVSYFCSVFPDEGLPPPSDTAFPVHCAEQAKAGALHQVRQQLTALLPAVGPAGEFNWNLLSVPDDTQGEARFDAQYWRANMDPSERYVMSVVGSSQHRLRADESGYRNLVLTGDWLKTGLNAGCVEAAVMAGIQAAQAITGVKAPIPGERDV from the coding sequence ATGCACTCGCCACTGGTCCTGCAGGGCGCCGACATGCGCGGCTTCTTCCTGAAAGGGGACCCAGAGAAGCTGCAGGCCACCGTGGACGCGGGCCTCAACCGCGCCGCGCAGGGCCACGCCACCTTCAAGGTGCTCTCCTCATACGTGATGCTCACCTTTACTCGGGTGGGGCACGCGCACTCCGCGCACCCCAGCGACGCGGCCAAGGGCTGGATCACCGAAACCGACATCATCACCTGGATTCCGGTGGGCCAGCTGGACGACCGGGGCCGGCTGCAGCACCTGTATTTCTACCCGGCGCACATCTGGGTGGACGACACCATGGCGCTGATCAACGGGCGCGAGTTGTACGGCTATCCCAAATACGACTGCCAGTACGACATGCCCGCCGCTGGCGAGGCCGGGGATTTCCGGTTGCGCGTCAAGGGCTTCGAGCCGTTCTCGCCCGAGACCCAGATCGCGTGGCACCCGCTGCTGGAGGTCACGCCCCACGCGCGCGGCGGCCTGCTGGGCGGCCTGAAGGACCGCGCCCACCCCATCCGCTCCTTTGCCGATCTGGTGAAGGGGGCCTTTGAAGGGCTGATGCACCTGCCCGACTTCCTCATCCCCGATCTGGCCGGATGGGAAGACCTGCTGTCGCTGCTGGCCGAACCGCGCACCGACCAGCTCTTCCTGAAGCAGTTTCCGGACGGCACCGGGAGCAAGGCGGTGTATCAGGCGGTGGTGGCGGCCCCTGCCGTGGTCGACGCGGTCCACGGGGGGCAGCTGTTCGGGCAGGAGTACAGCTGCACGTTGCACGAGGTCGCCTCGTTTCCCCTGCAGGAGACGCTGGGCCTCGCCCTGGGCGAGCAGCCCGCCCACCTGCCCTTTGAGGTGCGCTTTGACTTCACCGTCACCGAGGCCACCGAGGTCACGCCCCCGGCCCGCACCGCGCCCGAGAAGATCGCCATTCTGGGCGGCGGCGTGGGGGCCATCAGCGCGGCGTATCACCTGACGCAGGAAAAGGACTGGCAGGAGAAGTACGACATCACCCTGTACCAGATGGGCTGGCGCCTGGGCGGCAAGGGGGCCAGTGGGCGCAACGCGGCGGCGGGCCAGCGCATTGAGGAACACGGCCTGCACATCTGGTTCGGCTTTTACGAGAACGCCTTTCGCATGATTCAGGGCATCTACGGCGAGCTGAACCGGCCAGAAGGCGCGCCGCTGGCGACGTGGCAGGACGCCTTCAAGCCGCACGATTACATCGTCCTGAGCGAGCACATTGGGGAGACGTGGCGCCCCTGGCCGCTGATGTTCCCCCACCGCCCCGGCACCCCCGGCGACGGCGCCGAGCACCCCATGTTGTGGGAGGCCACGCAGGCCCTGCTGGCCCAGATCAAGAAGTGGCTGGCCGAGATCTGCCACCTGCACGTGCCCGAACCTGTGGCCGCCCCGCAACAGCAGCCCGGCGAGCACGATTCCTGGCTGCACCACCTCGCCAAGGCGCTGCAGGCCGATGTGGAGCATTTGGCCCTGAGCGTGGTGCATTCGGTGGAGGGGGCCTGCCAGCTGGCGGCGGCGCTGCCGGGGCGGCTGCACGGCGCCGAGGACGATCACGGCGTGCTGGCCCACACCCTGCAGGGCATCAAGGGCTGGATTGACCATCTGCTGTGCGCCCTGCTGGACCGCGACGACGAGATCCGCCGCGCCTACATCTGCCTGGACCTGGGCGTGACCACCCTGCTGGGCTTCCTGCGCGACGGCGTGCTAACCCACGGCTTTGACGTCATCAACGACATTGACCTGCGCGACTGGCTGATCAAGCACGGCGCCAACAAGCGTTACAGCGTGAACAGCGCGGTGATTCGCGGCTTCTACGATCTGGTCTTCGCCTACGAAGGCGGCGATTACGACCGCCCCAACGCCGAGGCCGGCACCCTGCTGCGCGCCATGATGCGCATTGGCCTGAGCTACAAGGGCAGCATCATGTACAAGATGCAGGCCGGCATGGGCGACACCATCTTCTCGCCCGCGTATCAGGCCCTTAAGGCGCGTGGAGTGAAGTTCAAGTTCTTCCACAAGGTCGAGGAACTCACCCGCGACGGCGACGAGGTGGGCACCATCCGCCTGACCCGGCAGGCCACCGTGGCCAGCGGTGACGCCCACTACGATCCCTTTGTGTACGTAAAGGGTCTGGCCTGCTGGCCCAGCGCCCCGAACCTGGACCAGTTGCTGCCCGCCGAAGCCCAGGCCCTGCGGGGCAGCGGCGCCAACCTGGAATCGCACTGGAGCACCTGGCCGCAGGTGTACGAGCAGACCTTTGGCAAACCGCTGCCCGAAGTGACGCTGACAAAAGGCGTGGACTTTGACCGGGTGATTCTGGGCCTGTCGGTGGCCTCGGTGCCGCTGGTGGCCCCGGAGCTGGTGGCGGGCAGCGAGGCGCTGAAAGCCACCACCGAGCAAGTGAAGACCATTCCCACCCAGGCCTACCAGCTGTGGTTCAACCAGACCCTGGATGAGCTGGGCTGGACCAGCCAGCCGCACGGCCAGCAGCCGGTGCTGAGCGGGTTTACCGAGCCCTACGACACCTGGGCCCCCATGGACCAGCTGCTGGAGCGCGAGGATTGGCCGGACACGCCGGGCGCTCCGCGCAATGTCTCGTACTTCTGCTCGGTGTTTCCCGACGAGGGCCTGCCGCCGCCCAGCGACACCGCCTTTCCTGTCCACTGTGCTGAGCAGGCCAAGGCCGGCGCACTGCATCAGGTGCGCCAGCAACTGACCGCTCTGCTGCCCGCTGTGGGCCCGGCTGGCGAGTTCAACTGGAATCTGCTGAGCGTCCCCGACGACACCCAGGGCGAGGCCCGCTTTGACGCCCAGTACTGGCGCGCCAACATGGACCCTTCAGAACGCTACGTGATGAGCGTGGTGGGCAGCAGCCAGCACCGCCTGCGCGCCGACGAATCCGGCTACCGCAACCTCGTGCTGACTGGCGACTGGCTGAAAACGGGCCTGAACGCCGGCTGCGTGGAAGCCGCCGTGATGGCCGGCATCCAGGCCGCGCAGGCGATTACGGGCGTGAAGGCGCCGATCCCTGGCGAACGGGACGTGTAA
- a CDS encoding AAA family ATPase, whose product MTGTIWVFSGSPGAGKTSVSRALLSRFPLGLHLPIDDLRELVVSGLAHPSLDHPPEAVRQFALARTAAAHHARLYAEAGFAVAIDDVLWPADVAPMAAQWTGLDVRPVRLFTTLEVAHHRNRTRTNKTYDTQSLVPLIDGLYGQMPPEAYRAAGWAVVDSSQLTLDETVEAVLGLTWPV is encoded by the coding sequence ATGACAGGGACCATCTGGGTGTTCAGCGGCAGTCCGGGCGCGGGCAAAACGAGCGTTTCGCGCGCGCTGCTGTCGCGTTTTCCGCTGGGGCTGCACCTGCCCATTGACGACCTGCGTGAGCTGGTGGTCTCTGGCCTTGCCCACCCCAGCCTGGACCACCCGCCCGAAGCCGTGCGGCAGTTTGCCCTGGCCCGCACGGCCGCCGCCCACCACGCCCGCCTGTACGCCGAAGCGGGCTTTGCCGTGGCGATTGACGACGTGCTGTGGCCCGCCGATGTGGCGCCGATGGCCGCGCAGTGGACGGGGCTGGACGTGCGCCCGGTGCGCCTGTTCACCACCCTGGAGGTGGCCCATCACCGCAACCGGACCCGCACGAACAAGACCTACGACACGCAGAGTCTGGTGCCCCTCATTGACGGCCTCTATGGGCAGATGCCGCCCGAGGCCTACCGGGCCGCCGGTTGGGCCGTGGTGGACAGCAGTCAGCTGACCCTGGACGAAACAGTGGAAGCAGTCCTGGGGCTGACATGGCCCGTGTGA